TCCTTCTTAAATTCCGCGTCTATTGTTTCTCTACTGTAGTCAGTAGTTTTTGCCATTAACTTCTCACGCAAGTGAAAAGTTCTCACAACAAAACATGTGGTAATCATCAACGCAGCGCATACAAGTGCACATTGCATAAGACTCATACTGCCTACCATAGCTGGCAGTGCAAAACAAACAAATGGCGTTATGATAGCCATTTCAAAAAATGGAATAATGTTTCTTTTCATTGCAAAGGCAGCGCCTTCTTTCAATTTTGTATTACGATGTGCGCTATATTCCAAATAACTCAAAAAAGCCAAGCTGAAAGTTAAAAACCCTTTTGTTCCACAAAAAATTGATGATTTTAAATTATTAACGAATGTTTTAACTGGTTGTTTAGTAGTAGACTCAGCTTGTTCAGCAGTGTTGCTATTTTTTTTATGGCAACATCCACCCATACAATACCTCCTTGATGGTTTATTCTTAACTATAAACAAAAAATCACTTTGATGAAATAAAAATTCGCAATAGAATGGATCTATAAATATACGATCTTATATAAGGAAATAATATGGCAATTGAGAAAACACTTTCAATATTAAAACCTGACGCAGTGAGAAATAATATTACAGGTAATATAAATTCCTACATCGAAAAATCCGGACTAAAAATTATAGCGCAAAAAATGATGTTACTGACAAGAAGACAGGCAGAACTATTTTATGAAACTCACAAAGATAGACCCTTTTTTGGGGAGTTAGTGGAATTTATGACTTCTGGTTCTGTAATAGTTCAAGTTTTAATCGGTGAAAATGCAGTAAGTAAATACAGACAAATTATGGGAGCGACAGATCCAAAGCAGTCAGATAAGGGCACAATCAGAGGTGATTTTGCTGATGACATTAGTGAAAA
This genomic stretch from Wolbachia endosymbiont of Cimex lectularius harbors:
- the ndk gene encoding nucleoside-diphosphate kinase, whose product is MAIEKTLSILKPDAVRNNITGNINSYIEKSGLKIIAQKMMLLTRRQAELFYETHKDRPFFGELVEFMTSGSVIVQVLIGENAVSKYRQIMGATDPKQSDKGTIRGDFADDISENRVHGSDSLENARREIAFFFAECELMQL